The Pseudomonas sp. R4-35-07 genome contains a region encoding:
- a CDS encoding DUF3313 domain-containing protein has protein sequence MKLRLMVSMLCIASISMAGCASKVTQPDEYSGFLSDYSRLKEAKSPSGAEVMRWVDPTLDLNRYSAVYIEPTQFYPKPQATPRIPDSTLRGINDYYNQALKRELARSMPLANGPGPGVIVVRAAITAVSSKTEGLKPYEFIPVAFVAAAVSTGTGIRDQQTTLGTEAQFLDGANAKVIAQVVRKGTGKPLANDTQVMKAGDVKNVIDGWATDLHQSFLKLKQQ, from the coding sequence ATGAAACTCAGGCTAATGGTCAGCATGCTGTGCATCGCCTCGATCAGCATGGCGGGCTGCGCCAGCAAGGTCACGCAACCGGACGAATATTCGGGCTTTCTGTCGGACTACAGCCGACTCAAGGAAGCCAAGTCGCCCTCCGGAGCCGAAGTAATGCGCTGGGTCGATCCCACACTGGACCTGAACCGCTACAGCGCGGTGTACATCGAACCCACGCAGTTCTATCCCAAGCCTCAAGCCACCCCCCGGATTCCAGACAGCACCCTGCGCGGCATCAACGACTATTACAACCAGGCGCTCAAGCGTGAACTGGCCCGTTCAATGCCGTTGGCAAATGGCCCAGGCCCCGGGGTGATCGTCGTGCGCGCAGCGATTACGGCCGTCAGCAGTAAAACCGAAGGGCTCAAGCCTTACGAGTTCATTCCGGTTGCGTTTGTCGCGGCGGCGGTAAGTACCGGCACGGGGATTCGCGACCAGCAAACCACCTTGGGCACCGAGGCGCAGTTCCTTGATGGCGCCAACGCAAAAGTGATTGCCCAGGTGGTGCGCAAAGGCACAGGGAAGCCGCTGGCAAACGACACTCAAGTGATGAAGGCCGGTGATGTAAAAAACGTCATCGATGGATGGGCAACCGACCTGCATCAGTCTTTTCTGAAGCTCAAACAGCAATGA